In Nocardioides nitrophenolicus, the genomic window ATCTTCGGTGGCGACGCGCTGGCGCCCGTGCACGAAGCGCGGATGACGGCGGCGAACGCGGCGGCGGCCGTGGCGCTGCGCCGGGTCGTGGACCTGACGACCGAGCTCCTCGGCGGGCAGCTGATCCTGGACCGCAGCCCGGTGCAGCGGGTGCTGCGCGACGCGTACGGCGCCCTGGCGCACGCCGGCACCCGGCGGATGCTGCTGGCCCCGCTCGCCGCCTCCGCCCTCGCCGACGAGCAGCACCGACTCACCCTGCCCGACGACCCGACGTACGGCGCCGGGCCGCTCCGGGGCGCCGGATCATGACCGAGCCTCGGCTCACCGCCCCGGCCCCGCGGCTGCGGGTGGTGGTGGACCGGGCCGAGAGCCCGCGGTGCGGACTGCGCGTCGGAGACGCGGTCGTGATCGACGGATCCACCATCGCGACGGACGGTCGGGAGTTCTGCTCGGCCGCGCTCGCCGCCGTGGCGCCGGTGCTCGCCGCCCGCCAGTACCCGCTGCCGGTCGACGACTGGCTGGTCCGCAAGCCCTACCTGTCCTGCCCGCACGCCGAGGACCGCGTGGTGCTGCGGATCGAGGAGCTGGGGGAGGACCCGCGATGAGCCTGCGGGTGCGCTGCACCGTGGAGGGCTTCAACTACTCGGCCTGCGGCCTCGCGGTCGGCGACAGCTTCGAGCTGTCCGCCACCGGCGTGACCGTGCCCGAGGGCCGTGCCTTCTGCTACTTCGCCATCACCAACGCGATCGCGGCCGTCCAGCCCAGCCTGGGCGCCGACGTACCGGACGCCTACCTCGCCGCCCGCCCCCTCGTGATGTGTCCCGACACACCGGAGGAGCTGCGGA contains:
- a CDS encoding TIGR04076 family protein, whose protein sequence is MTEPRLTAPAPRLRVVVDRAESPRCGLRVGDAVVIDGSTIATDGREFCSAALAAVAPVLAARQYPLPVDDWLVRKPYLSCPHAEDRVVLRIEELGEDPR